TCAGCTCATTTATGGAAGGTAAAAGGTTTATATTTTGCGGTTCCTTGCATTAATTTAAGGCTTCTGAGGATTTCAGAGATAGTGCTTACATAGGATGACCAAATTGTTTTATGTACTTTTCCTACTTCGTCTAGAAGTTTAGTTTTCAGCTTTAAGATGAGTTCTTTAGTGACGTTAACCCGGTATCACGTTTGTCTTGTGACTCTTGCATAACACTGCATAAATTTGTGTAGTTCAAGGGCTTGGTCTGCCATTCAGTCTCTTGCAGTGATAGATGATACAGCATATGTTTTGCTCTTGTGCAGGACAAGTACAAGCGCTCGCTGGCAGAGAACGAGAACTTACGTGTGCGGATGCAGAAACAGATTGAAGAGGCCCGTGTGTTTGGCATTCAGAAGTTCTGCAAGGACCTGCTAGATGTTGCTGATGTGCTGGGTAGTGCCCTTTCAAGTGTTCCCAAGGAAGCAGTGACCCCTGACAACCCGCACTTGCAAAACCTTTACACTGGCCTTGAAATGACACAGGCACAAATGCAGGCAGTGTTTCGGCGCCATGGGCTTACACAACTCAATCCTATCGGAATGAAATTCGATCCCAATGAGCATCAGGCCGTATTTGTGCACCATGATGAAAGCAAAGAGCCCGGTACAGTAGGTGTAGTGTCTAAAATTGGCTACAAGCTCAAAGATCGCACCATTCGTCCAGCCATGGTTGGTGTGGTTGAGCGAACCTGATGGAACTGGACTTGCAAATTTAGTCCGGCACTGACATGTAGCTTGGGTTGCAGTCTTCTTGGCCATTTAGCTCAGGTTGGGGAAGGAGCAGCTGTGTTATAATGCAGCTGAAACGACTGCAGTGAGCATGACAGGCAGGCCGTGGTTTTTGGACTTGACTTTGATCATTCCAAGTGTGAGGGCAAAGTATTTGATAAACAAGCTAAGGACACCGTAAGATGGGCATTTTCGAGGGCTTGCTATATTTGCGGGCTTTTCTTGAAGGCCTTCTAGACGAGAGCCAGCCTGTGCTCAGCAGACAAAAAGTCAGGTGAATGAATGATTACTTGTGTAGATCTTTTATAAATCGTTGCTAATTGGGCTGCTTTTTGCAATTCTAGGCCATGCAGTGCTAGGCAAAAGGAAGTGGCTGGCCAATTTAGTATGATGCTGAGAAGCTTGCAACCCTACCTGTAGTCAGGTGCGTGTATAATAGCGTGCCTGTTTTAGAAAATGGGATGCAGCCTGCAGATTTTTCACTGACTGTGGCTGTGAAGTGCGGCTGAAATAAATTTAACTTTGTTACTAGCTTCTCTGTATTTTCTTTACAGTGTTTTGCATCTACTTATTTTTACTCCCCAAGCAGTGCACCGTGCAATTATTTATAAAACccaaatacagtaaaagctcgatgatacgaatctcacggggtcacgaaaaatattcgtattatccgaaattcgtatcatcgaaacacaattaaaactactgtcgaatctcgataattcgaactcgaaggggcccgaaaatttgttcgaattaaaaggacgtatttttgaagtattcgtgcaccatagcacgatgcacgaacggtgcgagtcgtgaaatatcgcggcgcgcaaacgcatagcaagcgcgggccacgaaactgcccacgccggctaacggtcgcttccggataacgacagaaaacgaagcttcagggagcgagtgggcggcgccggcacacgggtgcgcgcggagaccgtcgaaggtgagggaggagggcggcagggaagcggatttggccgcgttaactccgccgcttcggtggctcccctcgccctccctctcaactccctcgtagctctctcaccttcgactccgtgcgcgcccgccgccgtgctggcgtttcgttttctgccgttatcgggaagcgagcgtttgcgggcgtggcagtttcgttggcccgactgtgcctccgccgccagttccctctgcgctgctgccgcagcgtgcaaggtcaacatgtgactagaaaatagaggagaagggttcactgccattttatccgcctggctgagacgtcggcactagtgtgtgctagaatacggttgtctagaacactctagtcggcacgtacacgcttgttccggcgcgatgcagaaacgacgaccttgcaatttgagagagaaggaaatttccgccgcgggtttttttttttttccgttccttggcgcgcggcattgaggggtctctcttgagcttttgctctatggcggtgtcggagcaatgccgatcggaggcgccgccgcgtgatttggcgcgctgctaagagcactGTCGGTGCgtggtatgttcgaaataagcgtgttcgaatttgCTTGcgtcgcgttgacgttgaacgaaagcacgtttttcatgatagtctcgctgtgcaacaattgtgctcagtgttgacgttgcgaggcctagctccttagccaactccgtccgcttcctcttgggattctcatcgacctttcgaagaatgtctaatttctctttaaaggagagtgctttccgcttgcgagacatagctcgctgcgactaggcaaaatagcgcaaacacgaagaacgcggcccgaagcgcagcagccactccatctgacggctcacagaaaaggaggaaaagtacaaaagcactaaaagcgccaccgcttcaaactcttcgcgcccagtcgcggagtccgcgctgtccggcgccgcgcctccgcaccaaaaaagaaggagagaaagcgcgtgactgcgcgctgttctctttcacggccgtcggtggggcagcgtttattcgtatcaaccgacgcaggctgaaaatcgattcgtaacaaccgttctctagcacgttgcaaagtaatggggctcggtcgggaccacagaaaaattcgtatcatccggaaattcgtattagccgcgatcgtatcatcgagcttttactgtagatGGGTTTAGAAGATATACATTTTGGGTGTTGTGCTGCACATGTTCTGCACGTATAGGGTGCACATTATTGGTATGTCTCAAAAGATGCTGGCCCTGTTTTTATATATCATTGAAACGTGCTGCTCTTACGACACAACTGTATTGTTTCATTAAGATTTAATCTTCACcggcctatttatgtccactgcaagatggTCTTTCCCAGCAATCTCCAGTGACCCCTGTCTTGTGTCAGCCGCTCTCATATTATGCCTGCAAATATCCTAATTTCATCAAACCACCTAGTTCTCTGCTATCCCCAACTAGGCTTCCCTTCATGTGGCATCCATTCTAAAACTTAATTCTAAAACAGATTGCCAGTTATTTGCCCTACACATTACACGTCCTGTGCAACTCCATTtcttcttcttaatgtcaactagaacattgCCCACCCTCGTTTGCGGGGTTCTTACACTTCCTTGAAACctttgaaaacccttgaatttgggAAAAGAGATCCAAGGGCCCTTAAAACTCCTTAAAAATTGTGCTCCTTGTATCCCTCGAAAGCTGAGATTGGGGTGGGGGCGACTTTTGAATATTAAAAGTAGCAAACTCTGCATCGAGGCTATGCTAGGGACACTGTCTATAGGGAAATGATTTTAGATATTTGGTTTTGAGAGTGTCGCTAGGCGACTGCAATGTGGCTTGGTCTACAGCCACGAACGACAGGCGTGTTTAAATCTAAGTTGCCATCGTAAAACTAGACGAAGCCAGATTAAACAACCAAACAGTACCTTTATTTTGTTGATTTACTAGTTGTTTCACATCGCATCCATCATGGCTCCGTTTTCGAGCTCTAGGCTCTAGAAAATGCCTGGCGGTAAGCAAGTTTCAGCCATTTGGCTTTAACACGACGAGTATCTTGGGCTGAAGCTGGACTCTACTAACCATCATGCGAGAAGGCGATTGACATCATTACCATGGGAAATAAGCCACATAAAGAGTCAAAAGCATGTGTACGATTCAGCAGCTGTTTAGCTGCAAGAAATTGCAGTTCAGAAGCAGGCGGTTTTACTATTTTTCAGCGTATGTGTACAAATAGGGTTTGTTTCCCCCTCCTTGAATTCTGTCCTTTCGCATCCTCGATATCCTTTAATTGCACTTGAATTTCGAGTTGAATGCACGAACCCTGCGTTTGTTCTCTTGCTACTTGTCTTCTTGTCTCTTAAGGTTGAGACTATCATTTTCTAAATTCTATGCTTACCAAACGAGAAAATCATCTGTCCAACCGTCatgtaagacaatcgctttcaagaCGGAGCCCGCAGCTGCGAGCGACTTTACCTTTGTGCTGCCTGGTGCTTCAACACGAATgaagcagcgagaacacagtgcTCACGGAGCTCTTAGCACACGCCGCGCTCTGCCTGTTTCCCAGATCACTTTTAAGATACGGGCCTGCACATCTCTCCAAcgctaagcggcgagaacacagtgcaccaAGCTATCGgcagtcggcactctctgtcgGCGTCGCGGATTGcggatcactttcaagatacggtctaCGCGGCCATGCCATATGCAGCTGCCGGCAGAGTACGTTTGGTcatggttcataatggttcgacacggatcGATAAGGCACTAAAGAGCGATAACAGCTTATaatgatcagaacgtcatcagcgcaaCTGGCGCCACTCTGCAGTACTCTGCTTgtgttatcaatgcaccttgcatagccgtccgcaccagttcgtgtcaccgcagcgctgtcatttgtactggccggatcaagtttcataaccctgacaatgacaccgggctgcgtggacatgagcaagtggcacaatgcttatgcgtacttagacaactcccagaggagtttccgcatgaattttttgttccattgcttgttgcacggtccttaacttcttttagaccttctttgttaacctcaaagtttctgccccatatgttagtaccggtagaatgcaatgattgtgcacttttctatTCAAAGATAGCGGTAAGCCACCGGTTATGACTTAGTTACGCCTACTGTGTGCTCTAACCCattcttattcttctgtaaattcctcgtgattagggtcccctgtgatcaTTGGCGTAGCCAGAGGGAGGGTTTTGGGGGTCtgaacccccccctccccccgaaatttTCTGATgaccccccccctctctccccccctTTCCCACGGAACAGAAAGTTTCAGGAGGTGTGCTCAGAAAGGGCGACATAGATGAAAAGGAAAGCTTGAATGTGTGAAAGCAAGGCCAGAGCTAGTCGCAGTCCGAAGGCAAGTGGGGGGAGCTGTCATGGGGGCGATCCTCTCTCCCAGGCACAGTACATTGCGGCCCTACTCATGGCGCGTCTCTACCTCATTAAGGATTGCGTTAACCATAACTGCAAAGGGGGGATCAGCGCTAAAAATTCCACACACAGGTAAAGTTGGGATGAGCGCGTGCATAAAATTGGAGGCATTGTTGCTCTCCACCAGGCCTTCGTGTCGTCGAAGACCTTCTCATTTCTGGTACTTGACTGAATTGTCGACCACGCTCCGCGGAAGAAAATCATTCCAAATATTTTGCGACTTGCTTGTCTCTAGAAATGCATAATAAGCACCCCCTCTCCTTTTTCtttcccttcttttcttttccttgtcTATGACGTTCAGTATGTTAATAAACTTGAGAAGAGCTTGCTGTTAGGCTAGTTTGTACATGCTGTTAAGAATGAAAACAGTGCAAAAAACGGGACAAGGAAAGACCTATGGAACGCCGATTGGTGCACGGCAAAAtatattgtaacgtggcaaagaggaggagaacgaagaactcagcagcagccacggctacatttcggtggcgacatcgtggcgacctctcatccatcctggtcttcacctgtgaataaacatcgatcatccgtaacagtttttggtggaaggtgctgggtaaactTAAGGCACTGTGTGCCGCTCAGAACATGTCTTTGGATTGTGGTGGGAATGAGAAGATTGTGTTTCACATTGACAGAAACGAGCATGCTTGTGTCCCTTGAACGAGGAATTATATTTTTTATTTGGCTCTGAAAGTTGTGCAAAAATGATATGTGGTGTCGCTTGCCGGTGAAACAGAATCGTCACGTAAACAGTACCGTCATGTAACCAAAGAGCCACGCAGGGAGAGTTAAATTTGTTTACGTCTTATACGCTTCTGCTAACTTTCCTTTGTGTCGGAGGCTAATTGTCTTATATCCAGTTAGCATGTGTTGAAAAGTGACGGTGCCTTCATGCAGACGAGTAGAGTGTTGTATTGACGGGTCCTCAAGTATGCCCACTTGACATGATGATGCGCAGTAGTGCAAGTAGTGTTGTGGGGGTGATGTCAGTATCACTGTTTTTTTTCAGGGTGTCGAGAATACCTTGCGATTTAAGGGCTACTGGCATCGCCAGGGAGGCATTCCTTACAAACACAAAAGACTACGCAGACTGCGTTTGTAGGAAACACATTAGATTATGgttggccagaaaaaaaaaaaaaaactgatggcTTATGCGACCGATTACGCGCTGAGGACGGCTATTAGGGTCATATTAATAAGGGTAATTTGCTTCCAGTTTCTCAGTTTTACTTGCATGGCATTGCCATTGTGTCCAGTAATGGGTAACGGACTATGCAGATAGAAAAATTCTGTTTTAAACATTTTCTACTCGCTTTCCAGAGAAAATACTGCACGTTTAGACACTTTGAATGACATACTTTCTGTtgatcataaccacataaagccaacagacaacgaagccaaggaaagcatcggggaaattaagtgtagttgaaattggaatgtagaaaataatgaagaaaagggaaatgggggctccgatgctttccttggcttcgttgtctgttggctttatgtggttatgattaacaaaatcgagcccctcggttcctaTTCTTCTTTCATACTTTCTGTTGTGCTTTTATTCAAAATAGATCTTTGAAAGACGGTAGACAGTCTCTAAGTTTATTGCGCACTGAATGCTGTGTGAATGCACTCTAGTAAAGGTCAGTTGTCAGATTCTCGGAGGCTTCCCCCATGTATCAACGGTGAACGGGTGTTGCCTTGCCATAATGGGAAAATGTGTGTAATGCTATCTCCTTTTTGTCATAACATGCACACTTTGTGATAAACTTTCTTGCACGCTCCCTCGCACATAACACAATTAGCTCTTtcttttaaaaaaataataaattgttTCGCTCAATTCCTATAGCTGGGTTACCCTGGCACAGCGTAGCCAGTGGATCCTCAGAGTGGCTGACCTCATTGaatttttcttgcattttttattCCTCGCTCTCCACCTTAAGCTGCTTTAAAATACCAAAGTTTCCTGCATCTCTGCGCTTGCTCCGTCTCTGTGGTTGGAAGGAATTATGGTGTACATAAATATGCTCAATCGCCGTGGCTTGGCATGAAGCAACAGCACATATGTACACAAACTTATTCCTGTACCATTTCGTCCTCAATCCTCAAGCACCCAGGTAATCAAGGTTCCCTTTGGCGCTGTCAAAAAgaaaaggggaggggggtggggtgAGGGCAAGCTGTAAAGCCCAGACGTAGGTTTAACCCACAGAATATTTTAACCTGATTGTAGAGTTCTGTATAGGGAGCCTATGCAGTAACTCTACCGATTCGAGCAACGCTCTCTTTCGATGTGTTGGCGAAACACGCTGTTTCCAGTCTCTTTTATCTATCGTAAGAGGGCAGCACCTGATCTCACCGGTGCTATTCTCTCGGTCGGCTGTAAAACAGCACTGGCGAACCCACTGAATGACTGTCCTGTGCGAAAGTATGCAAACTGAACTGACATGGGCGTGTTTCGTGGCAGTTATCGCGCACGAACAACTAGCTGCTCTCGCAGTCAAAGGAGTTTCACTGCGATGCGCGTGTTTAATGAAGGGGGAAAGGGACATCGTTTGGGCGCCTTGCATTGATAGGAGCTCCTTCTATTTTAACCCCGTCCCTCAGTTTTTGTAACGTGTTCAATGTGTTGAGCGTGGTGATTTCACTCTATCGCCGTTTTTATGGCACTCTGCTCGTTCCGTCTCTCAAGGTGCGCGATTCTCCTCACCGTTTTTCGATTCGTGCTTCCTTGGATCCCCTTTGCGCGGGCGTTCGTGATGGCATGGGCGCTCAGGCCCCTTTTGACTAGGGGCGAGCGCTCTTTAATGATACGGATTTTTAATCTCGTTTCTAACCTGAAAGATTGCCATCGGAAGTCGCCTATCACCGTCGGAGCGAGCGGTGGTCGGGCTCGATGTGTGCGCTCGTCGGTGTGGAGGAGGGGGAACCGAGTCCCGAGGGAGCACGAGCAGAACGGCTGGCGGATGGGCGCTTTTCCACCCCCCACGCACTCCTCCCAACAGCGACGAGCACTCTTCGCCTGGCCGCGAGAGCGCACGGCCGTGTTTTCCCTCGTTGGGCTCGGCGGAGGGCTTCTTTTCAGGGAGTCTCCCCATTGGGCTCTTTCATTCTGTGCCCTGCCGGGAATCCCCGCTCTTGCTTTTGTTTGCTCGGGCCAGGGTCAAGAAGAGTAGGAACGAGACCGCAATATGAGAGCGCATTCAGCGGAAAATGGCTCGGTCTGGGGTCCGGCGGGAGCGCGCTCTCCGCGATGGCGCCGCTGAATGTAAAGCCCAGCTGAATGTGGTGCCGGAGAGCTTCGCCTTTGGCGCGCGTGCGAGATGACTGTATTGACCGCCGCCGATCTCGCGGGGCGCACTGCGCCCTGCTTTTAAATGGCCGTAATGGACGTGTAACGCGATGACGAGAGCGTCCCTTGCGCATTTGGGCGGCGCGCTTTAATCACTGCCGTCTTAAATGGATTGGCCGTACTTGGCTCGGCACGCAACCCCCCATTCCCTTTGAGAGTCTCCGGAGAGTGCGCTTCCGTTCGCCGATGCAGCGGCCCTGCAAACCGCTTTCTTGGGGGGCGCACTTCGCTCGAGGAGAAAGAGAGGATCCCGCTCATCTCGTTTGCCGCGCTGCCGCTTCTCTCTCACCGGCTCGCTTGCGCGCGCGGCGTAAACGGAACACGTGGCTACTACGACTTTGCGCACGAATCGTCGCGCCTCGCAGCGCGACCTGCTCATATTTTGATCGTACTAATCCTCCATGTCAACAAGCGGCTGACTCGACCCGTTATTTTCAGTATACGGCTTGCATGTCACTGATCCAGCTCAGCTGCTGGCAGACGGTTGTGTGCGCGCTCTGTGGGCAACAGATGATTTAAAAGAAAAATGGTAGTGATTTTAGACAAAAATGAAAGCTAATAAACGATTACTTGACTTTAACTGCCAATACGCCCCAAATTGAGAGCAAGCATTCTAGTAGCTAGTATAGCTACGGTGCTGTTAGATGGTGCTTTAAGAAACGGCTACGGAGGCTACCCGCAGGAGCAGTTCCTCTTTATGTCATCTGAATGTTTGGTTCTGACCATCATCGCCGGTGTGGAGCGCCATGCCGGGTGCCCGACAGTATGGAAGCCACTTCGCAGGTTCCTGTTCACCACCTGAGCACCCAGTTGGTTCCAAGAGAATACCGGTTTCAGCCAGTATGAAGCAATAAACCCCAGTCTCAAATGACAGTGAAGTAGAGTGCCTGCGCAGCCCATGGAGCAGGTCGAAAAGACGCCCGAATGGTGTTCATCGTAACCAAGCGCTTGCATCAGTTGAGATAAAAGTCAACAGGCAGTATTTTCCCGGGGACAAAAGGGCGCGGAAGGTATTTCTTTGAACGGATGTGCGTAAATATccgtttttttaaatttatttctctATCTGCTAATTTTGAGGCCTGAAAACTCGGTGTTATGAAACGAACTATCAGTTCATTCCACAAGGGCCGAAGTTATGGCCGCCGGGAGCACATACAGGTTCACGTATTCCCAGCGGAGATGATTACTAGTCACATGTATACAGGAAGTTATTGGCTTTCCTTCTCAGCCTTGCATGATACCTGTTGCTGGCTCAAAATGATCTGACAATACTCATTTTCTGAGGTGATCAGATGCGGACGTTGACATTAAACGCTTGGTGtgttggaagtgtccatataaaatAATCGTAACTATCCTCTAGCATTCAAAGACGCGCACTCGAACGTCAATACACAGGCTATACTCGGACAACCTAATACTTCACTACTAGCTTCGTCCTGGAGACTGCACTGCACCTGCCCTCTGTGCTCCGTGCTCCAAAGCATATGCAGCAGAAACCCGTTGATACGTTTCTTGGGGAACTACGGAAGAGTGTACGAACCGGGAAAACGTAACGTCCGGTAACACTTGCGGCAGCAACACTCGTGAGGTGAAAAGCTGCTCTCACACCGGCGTTTCAGAATAAGAGCAAGGGAAACTCAACACGCAGGGACGTTTCAACAAGGTTAGGCTGTCGTTCCAGAGAGACGCCTGTATTGAAAGAAGTTGGCCTCGGACGTAGACGTCACGGAAATGGGCGAAAGTAATTGGCTGGCGCACCTATAGAAGGCTCTCGATCCTTGAGTTTGACAGCAGCCGTATTTACCACTGCATTCTTTAAGTTGCTGCAAATTTAACCAGCGCAACAGCGCTGGTCCTGTGTATGTGtgttcttgcgtcctcgtttgcGCTGGTTATTTGCAGTATGTCGCACCAACTGGCCTAAATTGAAGTAACTGTTAGCTTGTTCTTAGGTTAAATGGGGGCGTTAGAGGTGAACATTGCTAGCAATATTAACGAAACAATTGAACAAACACTGCATCGATCTAGTAAATGAGATCCTTGGCATCAAAGTTATTTAAAGGCGGAAGACAGTTTCATTTTTTCAGAAGATGccatatttatattgcttcaaaAATTGTTTCTCGATGTGCGAGTACACGTATTCAGCATTTGATATGTAAAGTTTATAGGCAAGTTATAAAAAGGGGAAACATTTATTCGTTAATTCTGTGAGTAAAGGAATCACGCAATGACGGTTAAAAATGAGGTCCTGCATCCTCCTTCACCTCCCTGTATATCTGGGCCTGTCTCACGCCATACTTCATTTGTGTATCATCGCGCTGACCATGTCTCGCTACCTGTGCTCGCAGTCTGATAATTACAGGAAAATAAACTTATCCGAAGTCGCAGCTACCCTCTGACACAACAGAACGCACATGGCAACTCTCGTAGGCTTTCTCAACGAAGAAGCTTAAAAACACGAACGTCGCGAACTTTGTGACGTCACACAGTGACGTAATCGCCTATGCAACTTGCGCGCGGAATAAATGCAGAAAGTTTGGCATTCAGCTGGCATGGGTCTCATTTTCCCGCCGAACAAGCGCTGATTTCTGAAGTAGTGTAGTTTACCAGTCTAGCGTGCTTACTGCATTGCGTTTAGTGTCTCTTAGATCATAATTTGCGTCTTGCGCCGCGTTCTTTTGCGATGCTGAAATTCTTTTTATCGGTGAACGTTTTGccaataaaagaacaaaaattgtAGCGCATATTCAGTGCATGATCATGTGCTTACGCTCCATATACGCGCACTCTTGTGGCACGTGACCAACCAGCACAGTGCAAATTTCCGCTCACGTTTCGACGTAAGTAGCAACTTGCGTGCCGATAAGTGGTACACCGCGATAAGTCAACGgctatagggtgcctcgatgtcctccttcCTCGCCGGAGGAGGACGTCGAGGCACCCTGTCAACGGCTAGCAACGACATGCATACAACTCTCTCAGACTCTGGCAGTCTGGAACGAACAATTAACGGTTTACTTCAGGCACCGGCTAATTGTTACCGGGTGTCCGGCACGCGCTTCCAGCGCCACTCGCTTCACAGTACCCCGGGCACGTACTCAAGCTCGCGCGAACCGTGTGGATTTTTTTCTACATTGGCGCGGGGACACGGTATAGCGTGGCTCGCATGAGGAAGCGAGCGCTATATGGATCCTGCCGGCGCGCTGGAGACTCCGCAGTGGCGCGCAGCCAGGCGGAACTGTCGGTGCGGAGGATTAGGGCGCGCGCGGAAGCTCAATTATCGCGACTGATGAAGGTCCGCATTGAAGCTCGCTCGGGAGCGCGCGCTCGTTTATAATGGA
The DNA window shown above is from Dermacentor silvarum isolate Dsil-2018 chromosome 1, BIME_Dsil_1.4, whole genome shotgun sequence and carries:
- the LOC119460862 gene encoding grpE protein homolog 1, mitochondrial; its protein translation is MASHAAMCSPMLRQIFRLSSYVSTKSYAPLSTRLLFSTATTAPPNEREAEPKEEKPAADPSLLACQEENRKLLEQIKTIDDKYKRSLAENENLRVRMQKQIEEARVFGIQKFCKDLLDVADVLGSALSSVPKEAVTPDNPHLQNLYTGLEMTQAQMQAVFRRHGLTQLNPIGMKFDPNEHQAVFVHHDESKEPGTVGVVSKIGYKLKDRTIRPAMVGVVERT